The following proteins are encoded in a genomic region of Pseudodesulfovibrio mercurii:
- the divK gene encoding DVU0259 family response regulator domain-containing protein, whose translation MSKKILIVDDDQEIRSYLSELLGDNGYATVTANDGAEAVEIAKTEKPDLITLDLEMPNEWGPRFYRKISQDDALKRTPVVVISGLNAIQYAIPKAVASLTKPFEPAQLLKIVKDTIG comes from the coding sequence ATGTCCAAGAAGATTCTCATCGTCGACGACGACCAGGAAATCCGCTCGTATCTGTCCGAACTGCTCGGCGACAACGGTTACGCGACCGTGACCGCCAACGACGGCGCCGAGGCCGTCGAGATCGCCAAGACCGAAAAGCCCGATCTGATCACGCTGGACCTGGAAATGCCCAACGAGTGGGGTCCGAGGTTCTATCGCAAGATCAGCCAGGACGACGCCCTCAAGCGCACGCCGGTGGTGGTCATCAGTGGTCTCAACGCGATTCAATACGCCATTCCGAAGGCCGTCGCAAGCCTGACGAAGCCGTTCGAACCCGCACAGCTGCTGAAGATCGTCAAGGACACCATCGGCTAG
- a CDS encoding universal stress protein gives MFKKILLATSGAPSTFGAARVAFDMAKRYGAEVVVFHVMGVPTKAYSQVVNDVRTGEEIEVDDEYRAWVEEELKSTFEKQIESVKYARITLTTGVPSREILRAARDEDVDLIVMGASSGDSSAYRKGYPGSTLQRVAKAARCPVMTVHRETASYWGGFGNIVFATDFSKQADSAFKFALNSAKELGCDLTLFHALDISGKVLDQNAIEDGLIAARARIRETYVPLMGDFKDFDIEVWEGVPFVEIVKIARERSADLIVVAHHSRELDPEKARIGSTMEQVILRAGCPVVSVSKPDKV, from the coding sequence ATGTTCAAGAAGATTCTACTGGCGACCAGCGGTGCTCCGTCCACCTTCGGCGCCGCACGGGTGGCCTTCGACATGGCCAAGCGCTACGGGGCCGAGGTCGTGGTCTTCCACGTCATGGGCGTGCCCACCAAGGCCTATTCCCAGGTGGTCAACGACGTGCGCACCGGCGAGGAAATCGAGGTCGACGACGAATACCGCGCCTGGGTCGAGGAGGAGCTCAAATCCACCTTCGAGAAGCAAATCGAGTCGGTCAAGTACGCCCGGATCACCCTGACCACGGGCGTGCCCAGCCGCGAGATCCTGCGCGCCGCGCGGGACGAGGACGTGGACCTCATCGTCATGGGCGCCAGCTCCGGCGATTCGTCGGCCTACCGCAAGGGCTACCCCGGCTCCACCCTGCAGCGCGTGGCCAAGGCCGCCCGCTGCCCGGTCATGACCGTGCACCGCGAGACCGCCTCCTACTGGGGCGGGTTCGGCAACATCGTCTTCGCCACCGACTTCTCCAAGCAGGCGGACAGCGCCTTCAAGTTCGCGCTCAATTCGGCCAAGGAACTCGGCTGCGACCTGACCCTGTTCCACGCGCTCGACATCAGCGGCAAGGTCCTGGACCAGAACGCCATCGAGGACGGGCTGATCGCGGCCAGGGCCCGCATCCGCGAGACCTACGTGCCGCTCATGGGCGACTTCAAGGACTTCGACATCGAGGTCTGGGAGGGCGTGCCCTTCGTGGAGATCGTCAAGATCGCCCGCGAACGCAGCGCCGACCTGATCGTGGTGGCCCACCACTCGCGCGAACTGGACCCGGAAAAGGCGCGCATCGGCTCCACCATGGAGCAGGTCATCCTGCGCGCCGGTTGCCCGGTGGTCAGCGTGAGCAAGCCGGACAAGGTATGA
- the hmcF gene encoding sulfate respiration complex iron-sulfur protein HmcF has product MPEGIFCNKTPINTEEQLKATLGDKGGKQYYEEMNNLDVDTDKLWASIQKTMKSRTKTWLEICAHCGLCAESCFLYLANDRSPDQVPSYKIQSTLGEMVKKKGKVDNAFMQMCMETAWSKCTCCNRCGMYCPHGIDTGVMFSYLRGLLYSQGFVPWELKIGSGMHRVYRAQMDVTNEDWVETCEWMAEENEDEWPGLEIPIDKVGADIMYTCNAREPKHYPEDVAEAAILFHVAGENWTVPSNGWEQTSLSMFAGDWECCKDNVEHVYSAIERLKPKRAIGTECGHAHRATVIEGPYWAGREDGQPPVPYMHYVEWLAEALRTGKLKIDPTKRIKEPVTLQDSCNYVRNQGLKNVTREILSYIVEPGYFVEMAPNKEHNYCCGGGGGFNGIGLYREQRNVALRMKMEQIVATGCKLVISPCHNCWDAIRDLEEVYKIGIRWSFLKPLVIGMLDVPEHLLPKDE; this is encoded by the coding sequence ATGCCTGAAGGAATCTTCTGCAACAAGACGCCGATCAACACCGAGGAACAGCTCAAGGCGACCCTCGGCGACAAGGGCGGCAAGCAATACTACGAAGAGATGAACAACCTGGACGTGGACACGGACAAGCTCTGGGCCTCCATCCAGAAGACCATGAAGTCCAGGACCAAGACCTGGCTCGAAATCTGCGCCCACTGCGGCCTGTGCGCCGAGTCCTGCTTCCTGTATCTGGCCAACGACCGGTCGCCCGACCAGGTCCCGTCCTACAAGATCCAGTCAACGCTCGGCGAGATGGTCAAAAAGAAGGGCAAGGTCGACAACGCCTTCATGCAGATGTGCATGGAGACCGCCTGGTCCAAGTGCACCTGCTGCAACCGTTGCGGCATGTACTGCCCGCACGGCATCGACACCGGCGTCATGTTCAGCTACCTGCGCGGCCTGCTCTACTCCCAGGGCTTCGTGCCGTGGGAGCTGAAGATCGGCTCGGGCATGCACCGCGTGTACCGCGCCCAGATGGACGTGACCAACGAGGACTGGGTCGAGACCTGCGAGTGGATGGCCGAGGAGAACGAAGATGAATGGCCGGGCCTGGAGATTCCCATCGACAAGGTCGGCGCGGACATCATGTACACCTGCAACGCCCGCGAACCCAAGCACTACCCCGAGGACGTCGCCGAGGCGGCCATCCTGTTCCACGTGGCGGGCGAGAACTGGACCGTGCCCTCCAATGGATGGGAGCAGACCTCCCTGTCCATGTTCGCCGGCGACTGGGAATGCTGCAAGGACAACGTCGAGCACGTATACTCCGCCATCGAGCGCCTGAAGCCCAAGCGGGCCATCGGCACCGAATGCGGCCACGCCCACCGCGCCACGGTCATCGAGGGTCCCTACTGGGCGGGCCGAGAGGACGGGCAGCCGCCCGTACCGTACATGCATTACGTGGAGTGGCTGGCCGAGGCCCTGCGCACCGGCAAGCTCAAGATCGACCCGACCAAGCGCATCAAGGAGCCGGTCACCCTCCAGGATTCCTGCAACTACGTGCGCAACCAGGGACTGAAGAACGTCACCCGGGAGATCCTGAGCTACATCGTGGAGCCCGGCTACTTCGTGGAGATGGCCCCGAACAAGGAGCACAACTACTGTTGCGGCGGCGGCGGCGGATTCAACGGCATCGGCCTGTACCGCGAGCAGCGCAACGTGGCCTTGCGCATGAAGATGGAACAAATAGTCGCAACCGGCTGCAAGCTGGTCATCTCCCCCTGCCACAACTGCTGGGACGCCATCCGCGATCTGGAGGAAGTGTACAAGATCGGCATCCGCTGGTCCTTCCTCAAACCGCTGGTGATCGGCATGCTCGACGTGCCCGAGCACCTGTTGCCCAAGGACGAGTAA
- a CDS encoding RrF2 family transcriptional regulator: MKLTTRSRYGTRLLLDIALHSENGSPVPSKDTADREGLSLKYLEKLIKMLKQAGYVKGKRGPNGGNVLVRAPEDISIGEVARILDGEEQVLGCEGDPSTCPRAAVCLKRSIWDDASLAMYRMLDSYSLADLMKDAYLCPVNPPRRGD; the protein is encoded by the coding sequence ATGAAACTGACCACACGCAGCCGTTACGGCACCCGATTGCTCCTGGACATCGCCCTCCACTCCGAGAACGGCAGTCCGGTCCCGAGCAAGGATACGGCCGACCGCGAAGGGTTGTCCCTGAAGTACCTGGAGAAGCTCATCAAGATGCTCAAGCAGGCGGGCTACGTGAAGGGCAAGCGCGGACCCAACGGCGGCAACGTGCTGGTGCGCGCGCCCGAGGACATCTCCATCGGCGAGGTGGCCCGCATCCTGGACGGCGAGGAGCAGGTCCTGGGCTGCGAGGGCGACCCGTCCACCTGCCCGCGAGCGGCCGTCTGCCTCAAACGGTCCATCTGGGACGACGCGTCCCTGGCCATGTACCGCATGCTCGACTCCTATTCCCTGGCCGACCTGATGAAGGACGCCTACCTGTGTCCCGTGAACCCGCCCAGGCGCGGCGACTAG
- the divK gene encoding DVU0259 family response regulator domain-containing protein: MPKKIMVVDDDPDIVDYLVSVFEDHGYDTCRASDGVSAYEVAMAEKPDLITLDIEMPHEWGPRFYRRLTSEKEFSDIPVIVISGLSGIHLAIRRAVATIKKPFDPADVIQIVREALGE; this comes from the coding sequence ATGCCAAAAAAAATCATGGTGGTGGACGACGATCCGGACATCGTCGACTACCTCGTCAGCGTATTCGAAGACCACGGATACGACACCTGCCGCGCTTCCGACGGAGTCTCCGCGTATGAGGTGGCCATGGCCGAAAAGCCTGACCTCATCACGCTGGACATCGAAATGCCCCACGAGTGGGGACCGCGTTTCTACCGTCGGCTGACCAGTGAGAAGGAGTTCTCGGACATCCCGGTGATCGTCATCTCCGGACTGTCGGGAATCCATCTGGCCATACGGCGGGCCGTGGCGACCATCAAGAAGCCCTTCGACCCGGCGGATGTGATCCAGATCGTTAGAGAGGCGCTGGGCGAATAA
- a CDS encoding response regulator, protein MDFKRLLLVDDEEGVRRFLGLSLMDLGYEVETAANGQEALDLFDSFRPHIVFTDIKMPVMDGIDLLKAIKERSPDTEVVMITGHGDMDLAIESLKFDASDFITKPINNDVLEVSLERARERYSMKLQLREYTENLEKLVQEKTDRIVELERQNAACQVVQGMSTALSDAAQEVETGYGLFNELPCLVSIHNRYLEIVAHNRLFEERLGNQVGNNSFDIYSDRTSPGNACPVQRTFNTGKGQRSKENFLGKDGEEIPVTVYTAPLPNKDGEIELVLDISVDMTELKRLQDELYTTQYKYQRLFDEAPCYITVQDADLNIVEANRLFKRDFGEVEGHFCFEAYKHRDEPCEGCLVDKTLLDGESRQRETVVTTLSGEQKHMLVQAAPLHDASGRIFQAMELSTDITEIRRLQDHLTSLGIMLGSMSHGVKGMLTSLDGGIYRLESGLKKGDKDRVDAATKTLKSMIGRVKKMVLDILYYAKSRELETEAVDAAKFLNDTAEVGAARAAAHQVEFVRDIPDDLGAIQADTAALSAAMVNFLENGVDACEGRDHGRLTLSARRTDGGLVVTVSDNGMGMDRETRDKIFTLFFSSKGKRGTGIGLFISNQTIEQHGGSIRVESAPGEGSTFIITLPDRTGQGTGKKTGQEAG, encoded by the coding sequence ATGGATTTCAAGCGACTGTTGCTCGTGGATGATGAGGAAGGCGTCCGCCGATTCCTCGGCCTCTCCCTGATGGACCTGGGTTACGAGGTGGAAACCGCCGCCAACGGACAGGAAGCCCTCGACCTCTTCGACTCCTTCCGGCCCCACATCGTCTTCACCGACATCAAGATGCCCGTCATGGACGGCATCGACCTGCTCAAGGCGATCAAGGAGCGTTCCCCGGACACCGAGGTGGTCATGATCACCGGTCACGGGGACATGGACCTGGCCATCGAGTCCCTCAAGTTCGACGCCTCGGACTTCATCACCAAACCGATCAACAACGACGTGCTCGAGGTCTCGCTCGAACGCGCCCGCGAACGCTACAGCATGAAGCTGCAGCTGCGCGAGTACACCGAGAACCTGGAAAAACTGGTCCAGGAGAAGACCGACCGCATCGTGGAGCTGGAGCGGCAGAACGCCGCCTGCCAGGTGGTCCAGGGCATGTCCACGGCCCTGTCCGACGCGGCCCAGGAGGTGGAGACCGGCTACGGGCTGTTCAACGAGCTGCCCTGCCTGGTGTCCATCCACAACCGCTACCTCGAGATCGTGGCCCACAACCGGCTGTTCGAGGAGCGGCTGGGCAACCAGGTGGGCAACAACAGCTTCGACATCTACTCCGACCGCACCTCGCCGGGCAACGCCTGCCCGGTGCAGCGCACCTTCAACACGGGCAAGGGCCAGCGGAGCAAGGAAAATTTCCTGGGCAAGGACGGCGAGGAGATTCCGGTCACGGTCTACACCGCGCCCCTGCCCAACAAGGACGGCGAGATCGAGCTGGTCCTGGACATCTCCGTGGACATGACCGAGCTCAAGCGCCTCCAGGATGAACTGTACACCACCCAGTACAAGTACCAACGGCTGTTCGACGAGGCCCCCTGCTACATCACCGTGCAGGACGCGGACCTGAACATCGTCGAGGCCAACCGGCTGTTCAAGCGGGACTTCGGCGAGGTGGAGGGACATTTCTGCTTCGAGGCGTACAAGCACCGCGACGAGCCCTGCGAGGGGTGCCTGGTGGACAAGACCCTGCTGGACGGCGAGTCCCGGCAGCGGGAGACCGTGGTCACCACCCTGTCCGGCGAGCAGAAGCACATGCTCGTCCAGGCCGCGCCCCTGCACGACGCCTCGGGCCGCATCTTTCAGGCCATGGAACTGTCCACGGACATCACCGAGATCCGCAGGCTCCAGGACCACCTGACCTCGCTGGGCATCATGCTCGGCTCCATGTCCCACGGCGTCAAGGGCATGCTGACCTCCCTGGACGGCGGCATCTACCGGCTGGAGTCCGGCCTGAAGAAGGGCGACAAGGACCGCGTGGACGCGGCCACCAAGACCCTCAAGTCCATGATCGGCCGGGTCAAGAAGATGGTCCTGGACATCCTCTACTACGCCAAGTCCCGCGAGCTGGAGACCGAGGCCGTGGACGCGGCCAAGTTCCTGAACGACACGGCGGAGGTGGGCGCGGCCAGGGCCGCCGCGCACCAGGTGGAGTTCGTCCGCGACATCCCGGACGACCTGGGCGCGATCCAGGCGGACACCGCCGCCCTGTCCGCGGCCATGGTCAACTTCCTGGAAAACGGCGTGGACGCCTGCGAGGGCCGGGACCACGGACGGCTGACCCTGAGCGCCCGGCGCACGGACGGCGGCCTGGTGGTCACCGTGTCGGACAACGGCATGGGCATGGACCGGGAGACCCGGGACAAGATCTTCACCCTGTTCTTCTCGTCCAAGGGCAAGCGGGGCACGGGCATCGGACTGTTCATCTCCAACCAGACCATCGAGCAGCACGGCGGGTCCATCCGGGTGGAGTCCGCGCCGGGCGAGGGCTCGACCTTCATCATCACCCTGCCCGACCGGACCGGACAGGGGACCGGCAAAAAAACCGGACAGGAAGCCGGATAG